The stretch of DNA CTCCGTTAACAACAACCTTCAGATCGTTAGCGTCTACTCCTTGAACTGCCTCGGAGAAGGTCAGGATCAATCTGGAAGAGATGTCGGAAGATACAGCGGCAGAGGACAGCGTAGGAGCCACTTTATCTACAAATCCAGTAACGGATTTCACTACCGGAACAATGGTGTTGCCAGCAGCATCTTTAATTCCGTTGATTACCAATTCCTGAGCATCGGAAGAGGTCACAGCGGCAGAAGGAATGAACAACGAAGCTGATACACTTGTCGGATTGCTTGATCCATTGTAGCTAGTTGTGATGTAAGAACCAGCAGGCAGCGCTTTGCCACCAAGAGTATAGTTGTTAACATCACGAACCGTTACAAGGTTAATACCCGTTGCATCGTAAACATCGAACGTTACACGTTGGTCAGCAGCAACTGTTACGGCGTTGCTAATGTTGATAACGGTAGGTTTCTCAGTATCAGCAGAAGTTGTAGTCGAAATAGTTACAGGAAGAACAACTGCTGCGTTAGCGTTCTTAGCCGCTGCTTTATCCTTAACCAGACCAGCTGGCAGACGAAGCGTATAAGAGCCATTAGCCAGACCTGTTACATTCTTAAATGTAACCGTAGCGCCATCAACAGAGTAAGTGCTAGCGGAGACAGTGAATGGATTAGGATAACCGTTAGCATCATTGATCAGGGTAATTCCAGTTCCTTCAACTGTTACGTCTTCGGAGAACTTAACTACCAGACCTGTGCTTCCGTAAGTAGCACTTACTACTGTAGGAGCAACCGAATCTTTACTGAAGCTAATCGCTTGGGAATAAGCACTTGCCAGCGTATTACCCAGGTAGTCACGAACACTCGTTCCAAATACGATAGTGCCAGTGAAGGTACCATTGCTGGAGAACGTGAACGCAGGAGCGGTCAGTGTATAAGTTTTAGCATCAGTTTTGGAAACTACGAATGCGCCTTTGCTTTCGCCGTTAGCGTCCAGCAGACGAATGCTGCCATTCAGGGAAAGTTGATCCATGTTTTTGCTGAATACAACTTTAACTTTGTTCTCGCCGGTAACTGTGATGCTCGATACCGAAGGAGCAACTGTGTCAGATACTACTGTTACAGTTGTTTTAGTTGGGTTAGGCGAGATGTAGTTGCCTGCAAAATCAGCAACGTTCAGCAGGGATACATCATAAGTTTTACCGGATTCCAGTGTACCAGTAGTCAGTACCAGCTCATCCAGTGAATCGCCGGCAGCTACAGTTACGGCAGAACCGTTAACATAAGCGATTGTGCCAGTGGCTTTTACAGGTTCGCTCAGTTTAACGTACACTTTATTGGTTGTTGCTTTAGCTGTTGCGGTTACCGAAACAATAGTTGGAGCCACTGTATCGTTAACATCCAGCAGTCTTGTATAAGCCGGGATTTTCTCGCCAGCGGTAGTCTTAACGGCATCAGTCAATGTAAATGCGTATTGACCTTTAAGATATTCAGTTCCAGCAAGAGTAATAGTAGCATCCGTACCATCGGCTCCAATAACTACATTAGCAATGTTCGGAGTAACGGCAGGTGCGTCACCCAGTTTGGTCAGGCTAATTACGCCGTCAACCAGAGTAGTGTTGCCGTATACTGTTTCAGAAATAGTGTTGGAATCAACTGCGCGATTGAACTTTACAACGACCTGCTTGCTGTTCGGAGCAGTTACGGAAACTACTTGCGGAGCAGCCAGCGTTACTTTAGCTGTGTAGTCATGTTCGTTGTATTTGAAGTTGATTGTTGTTTCAACGCCTGCAACCAGAGGTGTTGTCAAAGTAACTGTAGTCGTCGTTTTGTCAGAGAAAGTTACCAGGACGCTGGTTGGAGTCAGCGCTTCTGCAGATGCCACTACAGGAACAGCGGACAGCGTGCTTACTGCATAAGCTGTTTCAACTACCAAAGAACGAGTTGCGGTGCCTTTGAAGTTGGTGCTTGCAGTGATCAGGCCTTTGTTGATTAAGGCTTGTGCGTAACCTTTAGCCCATGTGGATGCATTGTTGTCGGTAGTAGTAGGAGCTTCCAGTTTCAGAGCGCGGAACAATACTGTTGCCACTTCTTCAACTGTTACTTTACCTTTGTAGTCGAAGATACCTTTTACAGTATCTTTACCTTGCATCAGGTTAGCTGTAGTAACAGCTTCGATGTAAGGAACTGCCCAGTTCTTCGCGTTGTAACCTTTGTCTTTGTAAGACAGTTTGTTAGTTACTTCAGTCAGGTTGAACAGTTTGGTTACGATCTTCGCGAACTCAGCGCGAGTCAGATCTCTTTCCAGATGAGCTTGGCCGTCCGGGTATCCGTTCAGGATGCCTTTAGCTGCCAAAGCGTCGAATTTTTGTTGCGGAGTTGTTGCTGTTTCACCAAATGCTACAGAGGCAAACATCGAGAATGCCATTGCTGTAGACAGTGCTACGGACAAAATTTTCTTCATAACCTTTTTTTCTCCTCCTTGAACATTCATGAACTGAGAATCTTGTTTAGTTGGGTAGCTCATGTCACTCATTAGCCGATGCACCCCCTTTCCCGAGTTGAGCAAATTAAGTATAAATGATGTCTGTGACGGGTATCACAGAAACTGGTAAATAAATTCAAGGC from Paenibacillus sophorae encodes:
- a CDS encoding Ig-like domain-containing protein; amino-acid sequence: MSDMSYPTKQDSQFMNVQGGEKKVMKKILSVALSTAMAFSMFASVAFGETATTPQQKFDALAAKGILNGYPDGQAHLERDLTRAEFAKIVTKLFNLTEVTNKLSYKDKGYNAKNWAVPYIEAVTTANLMQGKDTVKGIFDYKGKVTVEEVATVLFRALKLEAPTTTDNNASTWAKGYAQALINKGLITASTNFKGTATRSLVVETAYAVSTLSAVPVVASAEALTPTSVLVTFSDKTTTTVTLTTPLVAGVETTINFKYNEHDYTAKVTLAAPQVVSVTAPNSKQVVVKFNRAVDSNTISETVYGNTTLVDGVISLTKLGDAPAVTPNIANVVIGADGTDATITLAGTEYLKGQYAFTLTDAVKTTAGEKIPAYTRLLDVNDTVAPTIVSVTATAKATTNKVYVKLSEPVKATGTIAYVNGSAVTVAAGDSLDELVLTTGTLESGKTYDVSLLNVADFAGNYISPNPTKTTVTVVSDTVAPSVSSITVTGENKVKVVFSKNMDQLSLNGSIRLLDANGESKGAFVVSKTDAKTYTLTAPAFTFSSNGTFTGTIVFGTSVRDYLGNTLASAYSQAISFSKDSVAPTVVSATYGSTGLVVKFSEDVTVEGTGITLINDANGYPNPFTVSASTYSVDGATVTFKNVTGLANGSYTLRLPAGLVKDKAAAKNANAAVVLPVTISTTTSADTEKPTVINISNAVTVAADQRVTFDVYDATGINLVTVRDVNNYTLGGKALPAGSYITTSYNGSSNPTSVSASLFIPSAAVTSSDAQELVINGIKDAAGNTIVPVVKSVTGFVDKVAPTLSSAAVSSDISSRLILTFSEAVQGVDANDLKVVVNGVTVSAANVEKLTGGTVGTSTKWVLNVPVLAGTYSSNSVLYVENGKEAGIQADEIIAYTGDAAGNLNLAASYVYTITVTVNDAAVITDAAGNVITTGTSVSGK